The following coding sequences lie in one Gammaproteobacteria bacterium genomic window:
- a CDS encoding carbon-nitrogen hydrolase family protein: protein MSMIACVQMSSGPNLDANLFEAERLIVIAAEQGAKLVLLPENFAFMGMQEVDKIAVSETYGDGVIQNFLAQQAVRNKIWIAAGTIPIKTNNANKVRASFLLYDDHGEVQARYDKMHLFDVHVTGTDEHYNESETIEPGDTVVVVDTPLGKIGMAVCYDLRFPELYRSMIDQGMELLLMPSAFTAYTGKSHWEPLVRCRAIENQCYVAAAAQGGYHINGRETYGDSMIVDPWGSILERLPHGSGVICAPISSELLSNTRNNFPSIAHRRLRCG, encoded by the coding sequence GTGAGTATGATCGCGTGCGTACAAATGTCCTCCGGCCCCAATCTGGATGCTAATCTGTTTGAGGCGGAACGTCTTATTGTTATAGCGGCAGAGCAAGGTGCGAAGTTGGTTTTATTGCCTGAGAACTTTGCCTTTATGGGTATGCAGGAGGTTGACAAAATTGCCGTTTCTGAGACCTATGGTGATGGAGTTATCCAGAATTTTCTGGCGCAGCAAGCGGTGCGCAACAAGATATGGATTGCCGCTGGCACGATACCGATAAAGACCAATAATGCCAATAAGGTTAGAGCCAGTTTTTTGCTCTATGATGATCACGGTGAGGTGCAGGCTCGATATGACAAGATGCATTTATTTGATGTGCATGTTACTGGTACTGATGAGCACTATAATGAGTCAGAGACCATTGAACCGGGTGATACGGTGGTGGTGGTTGATACTCCGTTGGGTAAAATTGGTATGGCGGTGTGCTATGACCTGCGTTTCCCCGAACTTTATCGCTCGATGATTGATCAGGGTATGGAGCTTTTGCTTATGCCTTCTGCATTTACAGCTTATACCGGTAAGTCTCACTGGGAGCCTCTGGTGCGCTGTCGAGCGATTGAGAATCAATGTTATGTTGCCGCTGCGGCGCAGGGTGGTTATCACATTAATGGTAGAGAGACCTATGGAGATTCGATGATTGTAGATCCCTGGGGTTCAATACTGGAACGGTTGCCACATGGCTCGGGTGTGATCTGTGCGCCGATCTCATCGGAGCTGTTGAGTAATACACGTAATAATTTCCCTAGTATTGCTCATCGGCGTTTACGTTGTGGTTGA
- a CDS encoding DNA-3-methyladenine glycosylase I, with the protein MSEKTVKGADEKSRCSWCSVAPDFLDYHDNEWGFPVDDDQRLFEKICLESFQSGLSWRTILAKRENFREAFHGFNFNEMAGFTQQDVNSLLENKGIVRHRGKIEAVINNANRAKELVKKEGSLAAFFWRYEPDEKRLAEPQAVSTSEESVALAKELKKQGWKFVGPTTAYAFMQAMGLINDHVKGCIIRKEVELARKNFKRPC; encoded by the coding sequence ATGAGTGAAAAAACAGTAAAGGGGGCTGATGAAAAATCGCGTTGTAGTTGGTGCAGTGTCGCGCCTGATTTCCTTGATTATCATGATAACGAATGGGGCTTTCCTGTTGATGATGACCAGCGCCTATTTGAAAAGATATGTCTGGAAAGTTTTCAGTCGGGTTTGAGCTGGCGCACAATACTGGCTAAGCGCGAGAACTTCCGCGAGGCTTTTCATGGTTTTAACTTTAATGAAATGGCTGGTTTTACTCAACAAGACGTTAATAGCTTGCTTGAAAATAAAGGTATCGTGCGTCATCGCGGTAAGATAGAAGCTGTTATTAATAATGCTAATCGCGCGAAGGAACTTGTCAAAAAGGAAGGTTCACTCGCTGCATTTTTCTGGCGTTATGAACCTGATGAAAAGAGGCTTGCGGAACCTCAAGCGGTATCAACTTCTGAAGAATCAGTGGCTCTCGCAAAAGAACTAAAAAAGCAAGGTTGGAAATTTGTCGGGCCAACAACGGCTTATGCTTTTATGCAAGCAATGGGATTAATAAATGACCATGTAAAGGGGTGCATCATCAGAAAAGAAGTCGAACTTGCCCGTAAAAATTTTAAGAGACCCTGTTGA
- a CDS encoding PTS sugar transporter subunit IIA, which translates to MSTSLVIVTHDLIGKELLHSTGTILGKQDIPVYNISVTHHDNPDKILDTISKLIESIDKKHDILIMTDLYGATPCNIVNRISAQKRIRIITGINLSMLIKAFNYANTLPIEQLAEKVTNGGQQGIFVCPTE; encoded by the coding sequence GTGAGTACCTCACTGGTTATTGTCACCCATGACCTTATTGGCAAGGAATTATTACATTCGACCGGTACCATACTGGGAAAACAGGATATTCCTGTCTATAACATCTCCGTCACCCACCACGATAACCCCGATAAAATCCTCGATACAATTTCAAAACTAATTGAAAGTATTGATAAAAAACATGATATCCTGATCATGACTGATCTTTACGGAGCCACCCCGTGCAATATTGTTAATCGTATTTCAGCACAAAAAAGAATCCGCATTATTACCGGAATTAACCTGTCCATGCTGATCAAGGCGTTTAACTATGCGAATACCTTACCCATTGAACAACTTGCTGAAAAAGTGACTAACGGAGGACAACAAGGTATATTCGTCTGTCCCACCGAATAA
- the pmbA gene encoding metalloprotease PmbA produces the protein MKELLAYTLEQAVAQGADTAEAGLSDGSGLSVNVRLGEVETLEYHQDRGLGVTVYMGKHKGSSSSSDYSHKAIREVVKAACDIARYTGEDDAHGLADGDLMAQDIPDLDLYHPWDIAVDDAIDLAKSCEDAARAEDARITNSEGASISTYQGLSMYGNTHGFMAGYPTTRHSMSCSVIGSIDDEMERDYWYSTSRLPAEVEAPESIGKHAAQRTLRRLGGRRIDTQSVPVILAADIAPSLLGNFIAAIRGGNLYRESSFLLDHLGKKIFPDFVHIYEQPRLLRALGSATFDSEGVATADRRDLIEQGVLQSYVLNSYSARRLQMETTANAGGVRNLTVTSGEYDLPQMLKEMGTGLLVTELMGQGVNIVTGDYSRGAAGFWVEHGEIQYPVHEITIAGNLRDMFSGIVAVGNDVEMRGNTRTGSIWLESMMIAGS, from the coding sequence CTGAAGGAACTGTTGGCCTATACCCTGGAACAGGCTGTTGCCCAGGGTGCGGATACAGCGGAGGCGGGGCTGAGTGATGGTTCGGGTCTGTCGGTGAATGTGCGTCTGGGTGAGGTCGAGACACTTGAGTATCATCAAGATCGGGGTCTCGGTGTGACGGTGTATATGGGTAAACATAAGGGTTCTTCCAGTAGCTCGGATTATAGTCATAAGGCGATTCGTGAGGTGGTAAAGGCGGCCTGTGATATTGCGCGTTATACCGGTGAGGATGATGCGCATGGGCTTGCTGATGGCGATTTGATGGCACAGGATATCCCTGATCTTGATCTGTATCATCCCTGGGATATTGCTGTCGATGATGCTATTGATCTGGCGAAAAGCTGTGAAGATGCTGCGCGTGCCGAGGATGCACGCATTACTAATTCTGAAGGGGCAAGTATCTCGACCTATCAGGGCTTGTCGATGTATGGTAATACCCACGGCTTTATGGCAGGTTATCCCACCACACGTCATAGTATGAGCTGTTCTGTTATTGGGTCAATAGATGATGAGATGGAGCGCGATTACTGGTATAGCACCTCAAGATTGCCTGCCGAAGTTGAAGCACCGGAATCAATTGGAAAACATGCCGCACAGCGTACCTTGCGTCGACTCGGTGGGCGACGCATTGATACTCAATCGGTGCCTGTTATATTGGCAGCAGATATCGCTCCGAGTCTGTTGGGTAATTTTATTGCTGCCATTCGAGGCGGTAATCTCTATCGTGAATCCAGTTTTCTATTAGATCATTTAGGTAAGAAGATATTTCCGGATTTTGTTCATATCTATGAACAACCTCGCTTACTTCGTGCCCTGGGTAGTGCTACTTTTGATAGTGAAGGTGTGGCGACAGCAGATAGAAGAGATCTTATCGAACAAGGTGTTTTACAGTCCTATGTGTTGAATAGTTATTCAGCACGCAGGTTGCAGATGGAGACCACAGCGAATGCGGGTGGGGTCAGAAATCTGACGGTTACATCGGGTGAATATGATCTGCCACAGATGTTAAAAGAGATGGGCACAGGGCTGCTGGTGACTGAATTGATGGGGCAGGGCGTTAATATTGTAACCGGTGATTATTCACGCGGTGCGGCGGGTTTCTGGGTTGAGCATGGTGAGATTCAGTATCCTGTACATGAGATTACTATTGCTGGTAACTTGCGTGATATGTTCAGTGGCATAGTGGCGGTGGGTAATGATGTCGAGATGCGCGGTAATACCCGTACCGGTTCAATATGGCTGGAAAGCATGATGATTGCGGGCTCTTGA
- the rapZ gene encoding RNase adapter RapZ — translation MKLVIISGLSGSGKSIALHTLEDSGYYCIDNLPVSLLENLALQLSRSSHPSQQKAAASIDARNVPDDLRRFNDILRKLDHQGINCELLYLHTEEATLLKRFSETRRRHPLSDKNTALADAIKNEIKLLAPIAQQADLNIDTTHTTIHQLRDIIHQRIDGCSGKGMSILFQSFGFKNGVPGDTDFVFDARCLPNPHWEPELRIKTGRDHEVIEYLSSKSLVNELFNDICHFMDKWIPQFQQENRSYLSIAIGCTGGKHRSVYLVEALGKYFSSNTQTLNKHSKTSILIRHRDLT, via the coding sequence ATGAAACTTGTTATTATCAGCGGCTTGTCCGGATCAGGGAAAAGTATCGCCTTGCATACTCTGGAAGATTCGGGATATTACTGTATCGACAATCTCCCTGTTAGCTTGCTGGAAAATCTTGCCCTGCAACTATCCCGTTCATCACACCCGTCACAGCAAAAAGCTGCCGCAAGCATTGATGCCAGAAATGTCCCCGATGATCTGAGGCGTTTTAATGACATCCTCAGAAAACTCGACCATCAAGGTATCAACTGTGAATTATTATATCTTCACACTGAAGAGGCAACCTTACTAAAACGCTTTAGCGAAACGCGTCGTCGACACCCCCTGAGTGATAAAAACACCGCTTTAGCCGATGCCATTAAAAATGAAATAAAACTATTAGCCCCCATTGCACAACAGGCTGACCTCAACATAGATACAACCCACACGACTATTCATCAACTACGAGACATCATTCACCAACGAATTGATGGATGTAGCGGAAAAGGCATGTCCATCCTGTTTCAATCATTCGGTTTCAAGAATGGAGTTCCCGGCGATACCGATTTTGTATTTGATGCGCGCTGTCTGCCAAACCCGCATTGGGAACCTGAATTACGCATAAAAACAGGCAGGGATCACGAAGTGATTGAATATCTCTCCAGCAAGAGCCTGGTTAATGAATTGTTTAATGATATTTGCCATTTTATGGACAAATGGATACCCCAGTTTCAACAGGAAAACCGTAGCTACCTGAGTATTGCCATTGGTTGCACCGGAGGAAAACATCGTTCTGTCTACCTGGTCGAAGCTCTGGGGAAATATTTTTCATCCAATACACAAACATTAAACAAACATTCAAAGACATCCATACTGATTCGACATCGGGATCTAACGTGA
- a CDS encoding HPr family phosphocarrier protein, with protein sequence MLQKEITIINKLGLHARAAAKFVTLASQFNCDIQVIKNNNEINGKSIMGIMMLAASKGSSVTLKIEGNDEKKALSELEALIKDRFGEDQ encoded by the coding sequence ATGTTACAAAAAGAAATTACGATCATAAACAAGCTTGGACTACATGCACGTGCAGCGGCTAAATTTGTTACCTTAGCCTCGCAGTTTAACTGTGATATCCAGGTCATTAAAAACAATAACGAAATCAATGGAAAAAGCATCATGGGAATTATGATGCTGGCGGCATCGAAAGGGAGTAGTGTCACATTAAAAATAGAAGGTAATGATGAAAAAAAGGCTTTGTCAGAACTTGAGGCCTTAATCAAGGATCGTTTTGGAGAAGATCAATAG
- the mgtE gene encoding magnesium transporter — protein sequence MVASGPDNIDTQNHLRILTDAVQAGAFDQIRLLTSSLHAAEIAHLLESTPHGPRELLWEIVDADLHGEILLHVNDDVRAGLISELETEELIAATEGLATDDLADLISDLPGAVIHEVLLSMDKQNRQRLESVLTYPEDTAGGLMNLDMITVRADVILDVVQRYLRQRRNIPRSTDSLIVVDRFDHYLGLLPLSVLLTSDQDVSVEDVMDHNADGIHADISDVDVAKLFEKRDLVSAAVIDNKGKLLGRITIDDVVDVIRDEADHSLMSMAGLDEEDDIFAPVVLSTKRRALWLGLNLFTAFLASWVIGQFEMTLQKFVALAVLMPIVASMGGIAGSQTLTIVIRGMALGKIGNSNARQVMVKELLVSSLNGIIWAIVVAAITIAWFQSLDIGLIIAAALITNLMVAAIAGFFIPFGLQRAGIDPALAGTVLLTTVTDVIGFLTFLGLGALYLS from the coding sequence ATGGTAGCCAGCGGCCCTGACAATATTGACACGCAAAATCATCTCAGGATATTAACCGATGCGGTACAAGCGGGTGCCTTTGACCAAATTCGCCTGTTAACCAGCAGTCTTCATGCTGCCGAGATTGCACACCTGCTGGAATCCACTCCACACGGCCCCAGAGAACTGTTATGGGAGATCGTTGACGCAGACCTGCATGGTGAGATCCTGCTCCATGTTAATGATGATGTACGAGCGGGCCTGATTAGCGAACTGGAAACCGAGGAACTGATTGCTGCCACCGAAGGACTGGCGACCGATGATCTGGCTGATCTGATCAGTGACCTGCCAGGCGCTGTGATCCATGAAGTTTTACTCTCCATGGACAAACAGAACCGGCAGCGCCTTGAATCGGTTCTTACCTATCCAGAAGATACCGCCGGTGGTCTGATGAATCTGGATATGATCACCGTTCGTGCCGATGTCATCCTCGATGTCGTCCAGCGTTATCTGCGCCAACGCAGAAACATCCCGCGCTCAACAGATAGTCTGATCGTCGTTGATCGCTTTGATCACTATCTGGGACTACTCCCGTTATCCGTTCTGCTAACATCCGATCAGGATGTTAGCGTTGAAGATGTCATGGATCACAATGCCGATGGCATTCATGCCGATATATCAGATGTTGATGTCGCCAAACTATTTGAAAAACGCGACCTGGTCTCCGCTGCGGTTATTGATAACAAGGGCAAGCTCTTAGGTCGCATTACCATTGATGACGTCGTTGATGTCATCAGGGATGAAGCCGACCACTCGCTAATGAGCATGGCCGGACTGGATGAAGAGGATGATATCTTTGCCCCCGTTGTACTCAGCACCAAACGCCGCGCCCTGTGGCTTGGACTCAACCTCTTTACCGCCTTTCTTGCCTCATGGGTGATTGGACAGTTTGAAATGACCTTGCAAAAATTCGTCGCCCTCGCGGTACTAATGCCCATTGTTGCAAGTATGGGAGGCATTGCCGGGAGTCAGACATTAACCATTGTGATACGCGGCATGGCGCTTGGAAAAATTGGTAACAGTAACGCACGGCAGGTAATGGTCAAGGAATTACTGGTCAGTAGTCTAAACGGTATTATATGGGCCATAGTCGTTGCTGCCATCACCATCGCCTGGTTCCAGAGCCTGGATATTGGTTTGATTATTGCGGCCGCCCTAATTACCAACCTGATGGTTGCCGCGATTGCCGGATTTTTTATCCCCTTCGGCCTGCAACGTGCCGGGATTGATCCCGCACTGGCTGGAACGGTATTACTGACCACGGTGACAGATGTGATTGGCTTTTTAACCTTCCTCGGACTCGGCGCATTGTATCTCAGTTAA
- a CDS encoding PIN domain-containing protein yields the protein MRILFDTNIILDVLLNRKEFVETSANLVGMVENNNLDGYLCATTITTLDYLISKAINKKQAKIEIQKLLTLFEIADVNAVVLKLSINSEFGDFEDAVQYYSGECCKVEGLVTRNIKDYKNTDFPVYTPDELWGIIKIK from the coding sequence TTGAGAATCTTATTCGACACAAATATTATCCTCGATGTTTTGCTAAACAGAAAAGAATTTGTTGAGACCTCTGCAAATCTTGTTGGAATGGTTGAAAATAATAATCTTGATGGTTATTTGTGTGCAACCACAATTACTACTCTGGATTATCTCATATCAAAAGCAATAAATAAAAAACAAGCAAAAATTGAAATTCAAAAATTGTTAACTCTTTTTGAAATTGCTGATGTCAATGCAGTCGTTCTAAAGTTATCGATAAACTCAGAGTTCGGTGATTTCGAAGATGCCGTTCAATACTATTCTGGTGAATGTTGTAAAGTTGAAGGTCTTGTAACTAGAAATATAAAAGATTACAAAAATACCGACTTTCCTGTTTACACCCCTGATGAGTTATGGGGAATTATTAAAATAAAATGA
- the tldD gene encoding metalloprotease TldD: protein MQEDNFELARQVLLEANGLDENDLQNVIDSLFEHRVDAADIYLQNSRFELWVLENGIIKEGSYNIEQGAGVRAISGEKTGFSYSDEIVLSGLQQAAKAARAIVGSGSEGQCQAWKRSNTDRLYQPLDPMASLATDVKIDLLQRVDAETRRIDSRVQQVIVSMVAAHDTILIAASDGTLAGDVRPLVRFSVSVVVEDNGRREQASSGGGRRMGYDYFMDDEIVFDYAREAVRLALLNLEAVDAPAATMPVVLGPGWPGVLLHEAVGHGLEGDFNRKGTSAFSGRVGEHVASSLCTVVDDGTLEGLRGSLTIDDEGVPTQRTVLIEDGVLKGYMQDKMNARLMGVQSTGNGRRESYAHLPLPRMTNTFMLPGESDPEEIIASVKNGLYAVNFAGGQVDITSGKFVFSTSEAYLIENGKITAPVKGATLVGSGPEVLHHVSMVGNDLTLDQGVGTCGKDGQSVPVGVGQPTLKVDELTVGGTSS, encoded by the coding sequence ATGCAGGAAGATAATTTTGAATTAGCCCGGCAGGTTTTGCTGGAGGCTAATGGTCTGGATGAGAATGATCTACAGAATGTGATTGATAGTCTGTTTGAGCATCGTGTTGATGCGGCGGATATCTATTTGCAGAATTCTCGCTTTGAATTATGGGTGCTGGAGAACGGTATTATCAAGGAAGGTTCCTATAATATTGAACAGGGTGCAGGTGTTCGGGCTATTAGCGGTGAAAAAACCGGGTTTTCCTATTCCGATGAAATTGTACTGTCTGGTTTACAACAGGCAGCGAAGGCGGCTCGGGCTATTGTGGGTAGCGGTAGTGAAGGGCAATGTCAGGCATGGAAACGTAGTAATACTGATCGTTTATATCAACCACTGGATCCAATGGCCAGTCTTGCAACCGATGTAAAGATTGACCTGCTGCAGCGGGTCGATGCTGAGACACGCAGGATTGATTCTCGTGTTCAACAGGTCATTGTCAGTATGGTGGCGGCACATGATACGATTTTGATTGCTGCCAGTGATGGTACCCTGGCGGGTGATGTACGTCCCCTGGTGCGTTTTAGTGTGAGTGTGGTTGTGGAAGATAATGGTCGCAGGGAACAAGCCAGTTCAGGTGGTGGTCGTCGTATGGGTTATGACTATTTTATGGATGATGAGATTGTTTTTGACTATGCGCGTGAAGCGGTAAGACTGGCCTTATTGAATCTGGAGGCTGTTGATGCTCCGGCGGCGACTATGCCGGTGGTGTTGGGGCCGGGTTGGCCGGGTGTGTTATTGCATGAGGCTGTGGGGCATGGTCTGGAAGGCGACTTTAATCGTAAGGGAACCTCTGCTTTTTCGGGGCGAGTGGGTGAACACGTTGCCTCATCTCTTTGTACGGTGGTTGATGATGGCACCCTTGAGGGGCTGAGAGGATCACTCACTATTGATGATGAGGGTGTTCCCACACAACGGACAGTATTGATCGAAGATGGTGTGCTTAAGGGCTATATGCAGGACAAGATGAATGCCAGGCTGATGGGTGTGCAATCGACTGGAAATGGTCGGCGTGAATCCTATGCACATTTGCCTTTACCGCGCATGACCAATACCTTTATGTTACCGGGAGAGTCTGATCCTGAAGAGATTATTGCCTCGGTTAAAAATGGTCTTTACGCGGTGAATTTTGCCGGTGGACAGGTGGATATTACCTCGGGCAAGTTTGTGTTTTCAACCAGTGAGGCCTATCTGATCGAGAATGGAAAGATTACTGCGCCGGTGAAGGGAGCGACCCTGGTGGGTAGTGGTCCTGAGGTATTGCATCATGTGTCTATGGTGGGCAATGATCTGACGCTGGATCAGGGTGTGGGGACTTGTGGTAAGGATGGTCAGAGTGTGCCGGTGGGGGTTGGTCAGCCGACCTTGAAGGTGGATGAGTTGACGGTTGGTGGGACGAGTTCCTGA
- the ptsP gene encoding phosphoenolpyruvate--protein phosphotransferase, with protein MALQLSGISVSRGIAIGDALVLQRDELEVLEYAIPEQHINNEIHRFKQAAITAKNQLNSIRQKIIDQKNAEVIAFIDAHILMISDSTLINTTEDIIKQRRCNAEWALQIQGNNLAQVFEEMDDIYLCKRKDDIHHVVKRIQRVLVNRDTPQQDEDVKGRILLADDLTPADTILMQHQGIIGFITESGGPLSHTAIIARSLGIPAIVGIKNARHYIKDNDTIIIDGQQGVLIADIDDTIKHFYHKRQKELIQYKKNLQQIKKQPAITRDGQVIHLQTNIELAEDVKTIHKVMAEGVGLYRTEFLYMNRDDIPDEEEQLSQYRKVIRSLKGLPLTIRTLDLGADKNVENTQISDKISPNPALGLRAIRLCLNNPSLFKPQLRAIMRASAYGPVRLMIPMLSNIHEVQQVRELIRETQRELENMGIGFDPHMAIGGMIETPAAAISAHMFAQQLDFLSIGTNDLIQYTLAIDRIDDEVNYLYDPLHPAVLELIHRTISAGKKTKTNVALCGEMAGNPHYTRLLLGLGLTHFSMPASSLLEVKAIINKSDTEHLSKLTRKLLRSNNQDRINALLEEILNNE; from the coding sequence ATGGCATTACAATTATCAGGTATCAGTGTTTCTCGAGGCATCGCTATTGGCGATGCTCTGGTGCTACAACGGGATGAACTTGAGGTGCTTGAATATGCCATACCGGAACAACATATTAATAATGAGATCCATCGCTTCAAACAAGCAGCAATAACCGCTAAAAATCAATTAAACAGTATTCGCCAAAAAATTATCGATCAGAAAAATGCTGAGGTCATTGCCTTTATTGATGCACATATCCTGATGATAAGTGATTCTACCCTGATAAATACCACCGAAGACATTATCAAACAACGTCGATGCAATGCGGAATGGGCACTACAGATACAAGGTAATAATCTGGCGCAGGTATTTGAGGAAATGGATGATATTTATCTCTGCAAACGCAAAGATGATATCCACCATGTCGTCAAACGTATTCAACGCGTTCTGGTTAACCGGGACACTCCTCAGCAAGATGAAGATGTTAAAGGCCGTATACTACTGGCTGATGATCTTACACCAGCCGATACCATACTCATGCAACACCAGGGTATCATCGGATTTATTACCGAATCAGGTGGCCCATTATCTCACACCGCAATTATTGCGCGTAGCCTGGGTATCCCTGCTATTGTCGGCATCAAGAATGCACGCCACTACATCAAGGATAACGACACCATTATCATTGATGGTCAGCAGGGTGTTCTTATCGCTGATATCGATGACACGATCAAACATTTTTACCATAAACGTCAGAAAGAACTGATTCAATATAAAAAAAATCTGCAACAGATAAAGAAACAGCCCGCCATTACCCGTGATGGCCAGGTTATTCATCTGCAAACCAATATTGAGTTAGCTGAGGATGTCAAAACCATTCATAAGGTTATGGCTGAAGGTGTCGGCCTGTATCGTACCGAATTTCTCTATATGAATCGTGATGATATCCCTGATGAAGAGGAACAGTTATCCCAATACCGAAAGGTTATTCGATCATTAAAGGGCCTACCACTGACCATACGCACACTGGATCTGGGTGCTGATAAAAACGTAGAAAACACGCAAATATCGGATAAAATCAGTCCTAACCCTGCCCTGGGTCTAAGGGCAATTCGCCTCTGTCTGAACAATCCATCCCTGTTCAAACCCCAGTTACGCGCTATCATGAGAGCATCAGCGTATGGCCCGGTGCGTCTTATGATCCCTATGTTATCCAACATCCATGAAGTCCAGCAGGTGCGGGAATTAATCAGGGAAACCCAACGAGAACTGGAAAACATGGGTATTGGTTTCGATCCACATATGGCTATTGGTGGCATGATAGAGACACCTGCTGCGGCAATATCCGCTCATATGTTTGCCCAACAACTCGATTTTCTATCCATCGGCACCAATGACCTGATTCAATACACCCTTGCTATCGACCGTATTGATGATGAGGTCAATTACCTGTACGACCCGCTCCATCCCGCCGTACTTGAATTAATTCATCGCACTATCAGTGCCGGCAAAAAAACAAAAACCAATGTCGCCTTATGCGGGGAAATGGCAGGTAACCCACACTATACACGCCTATTATTAGGGCTCGGGCTGACTCACTTCAGTATGCCTGCATCCTCTTTACTTGAGGTTAAGGCCATCATCAACAAAAGTGATACCGAACACCTGTCTAAACTCACTCGAAAATTGTTACGCAGCAACAATCAGGATAGAATTAACGCCCTGTTAGAGGAAATTCTGAATAATGAATAA
- a CDS encoding DUF423 domain-containing protein encodes MAGKHDDCGLLSRLFLSLGAASAMLAVILGAFGAHGLRGKLDPSLFNAFQTGVEYQMYHALALVMVGILFGQCPTAGWRLRWSGYLFTTGIILFSGSLYVLAVSGMRWLGMITPLGGVCFIGAWLLLLIYAMQSGKHCTD; translated from the coding sequence ATGGCTGGAAAGCATGATGATTGCGGGCTCTTGAGCAGGCTGTTTTTATCTCTCGGTGCAGCAAGTGCCATGCTGGCGGTTATCCTGGGTGCCTTCGGTGCGCATGGCTTGCGCGGTAAGCTTGACCCCTCTTTGTTTAATGCCTTTCAGACTGGTGTGGAATATCAGATGTATCATGCCCTTGCCCTGGTTATGGTGGGCATTCTATTTGGGCAATGTCCAACTGCGGGTTGGCGATTACGCTGGTCGGGTTATCTGTTTACCACGGGTATTATTCTGTTTTCCGGTAGTCTGTATGTGCTGGCAGTGAGTGGCATGCGTTGGCTGGGGATGATTACTCCATTGGGTGGGGTCTGTTTTATTGGTGCCTGGTTGTTGTTGCTGATTTACGCTATGCAATCCGGGAAGCACTGCACCGATTAG
- a CDS encoding antitoxin, with product MQTKLTLRLENTLIKQAKSYAKQHDKSLSQVVSDYFQILTRKDKIAEVPPITRSLIGILESSYIEEDDYKRHLEEKYL from the coding sequence ATGCAGACTAAATTAACGCTTCGATTAGAAAATACACTAATTAAACAAGCAAAAAGTTATGCAAAACAACATGATAAGTCTCTGTCTCAAGTTGTGTCTGATTATTTTCAAATATTGACACGGAAAGATAAAATAGCAGAAGTGCCACCTATTACCAGATCATTGATAGGGATACTCGAATCCAGCTACATTGAGGAAGATGATTATAAAAGGCACTTAGAGGAAAAATACCTTTGA